The Actinomycetota bacterium genome includes a region encoding these proteins:
- a CDS encoding glycosyltransferase yields the protein MELRALPQRPTLTVVIPTLNEEQRLPILLGLLAAQTRPPDAVVVADASSTDATREVAMAAGASVVEGGMPAVGRNAGAAIATTDLLLFFDADVEPSLDWIERALAEFAERSLAVATAEVKPVERRAVNFFACDVVNMYLQLSQYISPRAPGACVLVRRDIHEHIGGFDTTVVLAEDHDYVQRASEVGKFRVLRGAPIHVSMRRLEKEGLITLSFKSFYSEIHLLLGRPVKELPFEYEFATFDDDKRSVRPVKPDVLHESLGGKIVGGLDRVSHDAYERLRRLSDSALSPEAIDKLLAEFAPGELTELRAYVRKRADMALRMPPIVLRRIHARGKDIWERMTGDKS from the coding sequence ATGGAGTTAAGGGCACTTCCACAGCGACCCACACTGACCGTTGTGATTCCGACTCTCAACGAGGAGCAGCGCCTACCCATCCTGTTGGGGCTACTCGCCGCTCAGACCCGTCCGCCGGATGCGGTCGTCGTTGCCGATGCCAGTTCTACCGATGCCACGCGCGAGGTGGCTATGGCAGCGGGTGCCTCGGTAGTTGAAGGTGGTATGCCGGCTGTTGGGCGCAATGCGGGGGCGGCGATCGCCACGACGGATCTGCTGCTCTTCTTCGACGCAGATGTCGAGCCCTCTCTGGACTGGATCGAGCGCGCGTTGGCGGAGTTCGCTGAGCGCTCGCTGGCCGTTGCCACGGCGGAGGTGAAGCCCGTCGAGCGCAGGGCCGTGAACTTCTTCGCGTGCGATGTCGTCAACATGTACCTGCAGCTCTCGCAGTACATCTCGCCGCGGGCGCCGGGTGCCTGTGTGCTTGTGCGCCGCGACATCCACGAGCATATCGGCGGGTTCGATACCACCGTCGTACTTGCTGAGGATCATGACTACGTGCAGCGCGCCTCGGAGGTTGGGAAGTTCCGTGTGCTGCGTGGTGCCCCGATACACGTGTCGATGCGTCGGCTGGAGAAGGAAGGGCTCATCACGCTGTCGTTCAAGTCCTTCTACTCGGAGATCCACCTGCTCCTCGGGCGGCCAGTAAAGGAGCTTCCGTTCGAGTACGAGTTCGCCACCTTCGACGATGACAAGCGCTCTGTGCGGCCGGTGAAGCCCGATGTGCTCCACGAGAGTCTGGGCGGGAAGATCGTCGGCGGGCTGGATCGTGTGTCGCACGACGCGTACGAGCGCCTGCGTCGCCTGAGCGACAGCGCGCTCTCGCCCGAGGCGATCGACAAGCTGCTCGCGGAGTTCGCGCCCGGGGAGCTCACGGAGCTGCGGGCTTACGTCCGCAAGCGTGCGGATATGGCGCTGCGCATGCCGCCGATCGTGCTTAGGCGCATCCACGCGAGGGGCAAGGACATCTGGGAGCGGATGACGGGCGACAAGTCGTAG